In the Moraxella osloensis genome, one interval contains:
- a CDS encoding elongation factor P hydroxylase, with product MTLPFVSQFAVVPVLANDVDTTVIDQQSAHLALRVNFVPALASISKTKNRPLTDYQWVSVEALQVQWLIGWFKRWFCHRDTILVKGEHEPEYFAATDTEPAKIVFAHGFFASALHEISHWCMAGQKRRFLNDFGYWYAPDGRNEEQQQQFEQVEILPQAIECLLTLACNKPFSVSKDNLFADFDTSQSTFEADVQAQSVKFWQTGQKLSTDAKVLLSQLTKLRPLPLTSFDIYHNFIKVNFYQS from the coding sequence ATGACGCTGCCTTTTGTCAGCCAATTCGCGGTGGTGCCTGTGTTAGCCAATGATGTTGACACAACTGTGATTGACCAACAAAGTGCGCATTTAGCATTAAGGGTTAATTTTGTGCCCGCACTAGCCAGTATATCAAAGACAAAAAATCGCCCTTTGACTGACTATCAATGGGTATCGGTGGAAGCATTGCAAGTGCAATGGCTGATAGGTTGGTTCAAACGGTGGTTTTGCCATCGTGATACGATTTTGGTCAAAGGCGAGCATGAGCCTGAATATTTTGCCGCGACTGATACTGAGCCTGCCAAAATTGTGTTTGCGCATGGATTTTTTGCCAGTGCCTTGCATGAAATTAGCCACTGGTGTATGGCAGGCCAAAAACGCCGATTTCTCAATGATTTTGGCTATTGGTATGCGCCCGATGGACGTAATGAAGAGCAGCAGCAACAGTTTGAACAAGTAGAAATCCTGCCGCAAGCGATTGAATGTTTATTGACGCTGGCTTGCAACAAACCCTTTAGCGTGTCTAAAGATAATTTGTTTGCTGATTTTGATACCAGCCAGAGCACTTTTGAAGCCGATGTACAAGCCCAATCGGTGAAGTTTTGGCAAACGGGGCAAAAACTGTCAACCGATGCCAAAGTCTTGCTAAGCCAGTTAACCAAACTACGCCCGCTACCATTGACCTCGTTTGATATCTATCACAATTTTATCAAAGTTAATTTTTATCAAAGTTAA
- a CDS encoding c-type cytochrome, with the protein MSTALKFATPLIVAMALVGCNKKTETTTATTASAPATTVTASANGATATATVSTTTTSTTAVDPNMTPEDHKKARERIMKEWKKTNQTIGAMVKDPSKFDAAQVKAAAEKLNQNPWVHYPETAKGGEAKDEIWRDAAGFQQQIDKFKTAASALNAAAATATSVDGIKTQFGDLGASCKSCHDKYKQD; encoded by the coding sequence ATGTCAACTGCATTAAAATTTGCCACCCCATTAATCGTTGCGATGGCGTTGGTAGGCTGTAATAAAAAAACAGAAACCACAACCGCCACTACTGCTTCAGCGCCTGCTACCACAGTTACCGCTAGCGCGAATGGTGCAACGGCAACCGCTACAGTAAGTACCACGACAACCTCGACCACGGCAGTTGACCCTAATATGACGCCAGAAGACCACAAAAAAGCGCGTGAAAGAATCATGAAAGAGTGGAAAAAAACCAACCAAACCATTGGTGCGATGGTCAAAGATCCAAGCAAATTTGATGCCGCGCAAGTCAAAGCCGCCGCCGAGAAACTTAACCAAAATCCTTGGGTGCATTATCCAGAGACCGCCAAGGGTGGTGAAGCAAAAGATGAAATTTGGCGCGATGCGGCAGGGTTCCAACAGCAGATTGATAAATTTAAAACCGCTGCCAGTGCCCTCAATGCCGCCGCTGCGACTGCAACCAGTGTTGATGGCATCAAAACCCAATTTGGTGATTTGGGCGCCAGCTGTAAATCCTGTCATGACAAATATAAACAAGATTAA
- the rph gene encoding ribonuclease PH yields MRIDNRENNQLRPMSFVRNFTKHAEGAVLVSYGDTKVLCTASIETQVPRWLKGTGKGWITAEYGMLPRATHERTQREAAKGKQSGRTQEIQRLIGRSLRAMVDLEKLGENTIHIDCDVLQADGGTRTASITGAAVALVDALEKLQAAKKLKADPLVGLVAAVSVGIKNGEVLLDLNYSEDSSCDTDLNVVMTQKGEFIEIQGTAEEKPFTRAQVDEMLAIAEEGIKQLIAEQQAVLGW; encoded by the coding sequence ATGCGTATCGATAATCGTGAAAACAACCAACTTCGCCCAATGAGTTTTGTGCGTAACTTTACCAAACATGCCGAAGGCGCCGTGCTGGTCAGCTATGGTGATACCAAAGTGCTATGTACCGCCAGTATCGAAACCCAAGTGCCACGCTGGCTCAAAGGTACAGGTAAGGGCTGGATTACCGCTGAATACGGTATGTTGCCACGCGCGACCCACGAGCGTACCCAACGCGAAGCCGCCAAAGGTAAACAATCAGGTCGTACCCAAGAGATTCAGCGGTTGATTGGTCGTAGCCTACGGGCGATGGTAGATCTTGAAAAGCTTGGGGAAAATACCATCCATATCGACTGTGACGTGCTGCAAGCCGATGGCGGTACGCGTACTGCCAGTATCACCGGTGCGGCTGTGGCATTGGTCGATGCGTTAGAAAAATTGCAAGCCGCCAAAAAACTCAAAGCCGATCCTTTGGTAGGCTTGGTGGCCGCTGTCTCTGTGGGTATAAAAAACGGTGAAGTACTGTTGGATTTGAACTATAGCGAAGACTCAAGCTGTGACACAGATCTTAACGTCGTGATGACCCAAAAAGGTGAGTTTATCGAGATTCAAGGCACTGCCGAAGAAAAACCGTTTACCCGTGCGCAAGTGGATGAAATGCTAGCAATTGCCGAAGAAGGTATCAAACAGCTGATTGCCGAACAACAAGCGGTGCTAGGTTGGTAA
- a CDS encoding AMP-binding protein, with protein MSNTEFMDDAISPINERPMHEMYEWEENQQPWLISYERYNIRSTIDMPDEQTSLIDMLEAGFAKHARQVAYYCDDQEITYEQLDKLSLKVAIYLQQLGLKVGDAVGVMLPNILQYPVITLGVIRAGMVLVSMNPSYTSRELEHQMEDADIKALFILDKFIYTYKDIGDNLNRDLHHLIICRLGDLKSKLKGALINLVSATTDLPPKGNWIYFSQLLADASKAYQRPTLTLSNIVLIQYTGGTTGTAKGAMLSHGNVIANLLQIDALIRSAYDEEGQEDIILASLPLYHVFSFTICCVFILYRGFASRLVPNPRDINELVNTLRRSPPHFILGVNTLFSALIQHPEFRRLDFSQLKATIGGGMAILPSVAKKWHTITGLPIIEGYGLSETAPVITFNPLTIAEFTNKVGLPTPATDIILLDNNDQPVRIGERGEIAVKGPQVMVGYRNLPVETANAFTATGYLRTGDIGIIDERGFIKIVDRRKDMIVVSGFNVYPNEIESVMLEHADVLECVAIGVPSATRGEEPKIFVVRKHNRVTAEQLLAFGKQHLSGYKRPRYVEFVDSLPKSNVGKILRKELRKREGLE; from the coding sequence ATGAGCAATACTGAGTTTATGGATGACGCTATTTCACCAATCAATGAGCGCCCGATGCATGAGATGTATGAATGGGAAGAAAATCAGCAACCGTGGCTGATTAGCTACGAGCGCTATAACATTCGTAGTACCATCGATATGCCAGATGAACAAACGTCGCTGATTGACATGTTAGAAGCGGGGTTTGCCAAACATGCGCGGCAAGTGGCGTATTATTGCGATGATCAAGAGATTACTTACGAGCAGCTAGATAAACTGAGTCTAAAAGTTGCCATTTATCTGCAGCAGTTAGGGCTCAAGGTCGGTGACGCGGTTGGCGTAATGTTGCCTAATATTTTGCAATATCCTGTGATTACCCTTGGCGTCATCCGTGCTGGCATGGTACTGGTGAGTATGAATCCTTCCTACACCAGTCGCGAGCTTGAGCACCAAATGGAGGATGCCGACATCAAGGCGTTGTTTATACTAGATAAATTTATTTATACCTACAAAGACATTGGCGATAACCTTAACCGTGATTTACATCACTTAATCATCTGTCGTTTGGGCGATTTGAAAAGTAAGCTCAAAGGCGCGTTAATCAATCTAGTCTCAGCGACCACCGATTTGCCGCCAAAAGGTAATTGGATTTATTTTAGTCAGTTATTAGCAGACGCTAGCAAGGCTTATCAGCGCCCAACTCTCACGTTATCGAATATCGTATTAATTCAATATACCGGTGGTACCACAGGGACGGCAAAAGGCGCGATGCTCAGTCATGGCAATGTGATTGCCAATTTGCTGCAAATCGATGCATTGATTCGCAGCGCGTATGATGAAGAAGGACAGGAAGATATTATTTTGGCGTCATTGCCGCTGTATCATGTATTTTCATTCACCATTTGCTGTGTTTTTATTTTATATCGTGGGTTTGCATCAAGGCTCGTGCCCAATCCACGTGATATCAATGAACTGGTCAATACGCTAAGGCGTTCACCACCGCATTTTATTTTGGGGGTCAATACGCTATTTAGCGCCTTGATACAGCATCCTGAATTTCGAAGGCTCGATTTTTCCCAACTCAAAGCCACCATCGGCGGCGGCATGGCAATCCTACCCAGTGTTGCCAAAAAATGGCATACCATCACAGGGTTACCGATTATCGAAGGGTATGGGCTCTCAGAAACCGCACCTGTAATTACCTTTAATCCGTTAACTATCGCAGAATTTACCAACAAAGTCGGGCTACCAACCCCTGCCACTGACATCATCTTATTGGACAACAACGACCAACCTGTGCGCATTGGCGAACGCGGAGAAATCGCCGTCAAAGGCCCGCAAGTGATGGTAGGGTATCGCAATCTACCTGTCGAGACTGCTAATGCGTTTACCGCGACAGGCTATTTGCGCACGGGCGATATTGGCATCATTGATGAGCGCGGTTTTATCAAAATCGTTGACCGTAGAAAAGACATGATTGTGGTGTCAGGGTTTAATGTCTACCCAAATGAGATTGAGTCAGTGATGCTTGAGCATGCCGATGTGCTTGAGTGTGTGGCGATTGGCGTACCGAGCGCGACGCGCGGTGAAGAGCCCAAAATATTCGTGGTCAGAAAACACAACCGTGTCACCGCTGAGCAACTACTGGCGTTTGGTAAACAGCACTTAAGTGGCTATAAACGCCCACGCTATGTGGAGTTTGTCGATAGTCTGCCCAAGTCCAATGTTGGTAAGATTTTACGTAAAGAGCTACGTAAACGCGAAGGGCTTGAATAG
- a CDS encoding AMP-binding protein: protein MNESTTSAQTPDNNAHDTAPIDTPIDTPIDAPVDNREAQPHAPKLTDHHEKPWLKTYEHYGMNYNMQMPGDEVNLMNVFEKNFEQFNDSDAFVCMGSSMTYRQLDTYSRQIAAYLQGLGLKRGDAVAVMMPNILQYPVCMIGIIRAGFILVNVNPLYTAHELEHQLEDSQAKALFIVENFAKTYQDIGKKMVDHVIVCSIGDLMGTFKGMLVNTVVKYAKKAIPAWQIDGHVTFKSVIKQAPASRYQRPEGIKGSDIAVLQYTGGTTGVAKGAMLTHSNLVSNMLQCQEFARQVFPNQMVGEYAVVALPLYHIFSFTACALLGMNMGFTGVLIPNPRDLDSFVKELAKYKPVFFPAVNTLFNGLAHHTGFRALDHSKLRLSLGGGMSVLPSTAEEWKRITGTNILEGYGLSETSPVATLNPLAQEQFSAKIGIPMPNTDIKLLDDNGNEVAAGERGEIAVKGPQVMKGYWQRPEATAEVMTADGYFKTGDIAVIDEQGYFKIVDRKKDMILVSGFNVYPNEVEEVLAAHPKVLEVGVIGVLSEKSGEVPKAFVVRKDPSLTEQELLQYARSELTGYKRPRKVEFVDELPKSNVGKILRKELRKLEEKK from the coding sequence ATGAATGAATCAACCACCTCAGCTCAAACCCCTGACAACAATGCCCACGACACTGCGCCCATCGATACTCCCATCGATACTCCCATCGATGCTCCCGTCGATAATAGGGAAGCGCAGCCACATGCGCCAAAGCTTACCGATCATCATGAGAAACCTTGGTTAAAGACTTACGAACATTACGGCATGAACTATAACATGCAAATGCCCGGTGACGAAGTCAACCTAATGAATGTTTTTGAAAAGAATTTCGAACAATTCAATGACAGTGATGCCTTTGTGTGCATGGGTAGTAGCATGACCTATCGTCAGTTAGATACTTATAGTCGCCAAATTGCGGCGTATTTGCAGGGATTGGGTTTAAAAAGAGGTGACGCCGTTGCGGTGATGATGCCAAATATCTTGCAATACCCAGTGTGTATGATTGGTATTATTCGTGCAGGTTTTATCTTGGTCAATGTCAATCCATTATATACCGCTCATGAGCTAGAGCATCAGTTAGAAGACTCACAAGCCAAAGCGTTATTTATCGTTGAAAACTTTGCCAAAACCTATCAAGATATCGGCAAAAAAATGGTCGATCATGTCATCGTGTGTTCAATCGGTGATTTGATGGGTACCTTTAAAGGTATGTTGGTCAATACCGTGGTCAAGTATGCCAAAAAAGCCATTCCAGCTTGGCAAATTGACGGGCATGTGACGTTTAAAAGTGTTATCAAGCAAGCGCCTGCCAGTCGCTATCAGCGCCCAGAAGGTATCAAAGGCAGTGATATTGCGGTACTACAGTACACGGGCGGCACTACAGGGGTTGCCAAAGGTGCGATGCTTACCCACAGTAACTTGGTATCCAATATGCTACAGTGCCAAGAGTTCGCCAGACAAGTATTCCCCAATCAAATGGTAGGTGAGTACGCCGTCGTTGCCTTACCGCTTTACCATATTTTCTCATTTACCGCCTGTGCGCTACTAGGTATGAACATGGGCTTTACCGGTGTATTGATTCCAAACCCCCGCGACTTGGACAGTTTTGTCAAAGAACTAGCAAAATATAAGCCAGTATTTTTCCCAGCGGTGAACACATTATTTAATGGTTTGGCGCACCATACTGGTTTTCGGGCATTAGACCACAGCAAATTGCGTTTGTCGCTAGGCGGTGGTATGTCGGTATTGCCTTCAACCGCTGAAGAGTGGAAACGTATTACAGGTACCAATATCTTAGAAGGCTACGGCTTGTCCGAAACCTCACCCGTTGCCACCCTAAACCCCTTGGCACAAGAGCAATTTAGCGCCAAAATCGGTATCCCAATGCCCAACACCGACATCAAACTGCTCGATGACAACGGCAATGAAGTCGCAGCAGGTGAGCGTGGTGAGATTGCAGTTAAAGGTCCACAAGTGATGAAAGGCTACTGGCAGCGTCCTGAAGCCACTGCAGAAGTAATGACAGCAGACGGTTATTTCAAAACCGGTGACATCGCTGTCATTGATGAGCAAGGCTACTTCAAAATCGTTGACCGTAAAAAAGACATGATTTTGGTATCAGGATTTAACGTCTATCCAAATGAAGTTGAAGAAGTGCTAGCAGCGCATCCAAAAGTGTTGGAAGTCGGGGTGATTGGGGTACTGAGCGAAAAAAGCGGCGAAGTACCAAAAGCGTTTGTGGTACGTAAAGACCCAAGCCTCACCGAGCAAGAGCTGCTGCAATACGCGCGAAGCGAGTTAACGGGTTATAAACGTCCGCGTAAAGTTGAATTTGTGGATGAATTGCCAAAATCGAACGTTGGCAAAATCCTGCGTAAAGAACTGCGTAAACTTGAAGAAAAAAAGTAA
- the parC gene encoding DNA topoisomerase IV subunit A translates to MSDTLVAKITKPNDLNNPTRSVAEFTENAYLNYAMYVIMDRALPHVADGLKPVQRRIVYAMSELGLKNTAKPKKSARTIGDVIGKYHPHGDSACYEAMVLMSQPFSYRYPLISGQGNFGSPDDPKSFAAMRYTEAKLSAYANTLLNELGQGTVDWQDNFDGTLQEPVTLPARLPNILLNGTTGIAVGMATDIPPHNLSEVVKGCIALLKKPTMTEKELVKYIPAPDLPTKAEIITSPEDLLQLYKTGRGSYKMRATYHVDDKEKNLVIIDALPYQISGNKIIEQIANLINAKKLPWVTDIHDESDHQNACRIVLELRSNRVDIEPMMSHLFASTDLESNYRVNLNMIGTNGKPQVKSLLTILTEWLSVRRDTVTRRLQYRLDKIEQRLHILAGLLIAYLHIDEVIRIIREEEDPKAELMTRYDLTESQANAILDIRLRQLARLEEIELKREQSDLEAEKAQIEAYLNNPDKLTGLMIEELTADMKEHGDKRQSPIVERTEATALKETDLAPSEPVTVIVSKSGWIRSAKGHDVDAANMNYRSGDAYLAHAQGKSNEKVYLMDNTGRSYRLDAHTLPSARGQGEPLTSLLKPTGGASFVNVLMGQDNSKLIMASSQGYGFINTFADLDTNQKAGKNVINFDDACSLITHQIGEQDTLVGVVSSAGHLLVYPLTELPMMKKGKGNKLIDLKDGDSVVAITTFSEGDSLALDSGKRTLTLKPMDIANFMGTRGRRGALLPKGFQKVSGVQKI, encoded by the coding sequence ATGTCTGATACCCTTGTAGCAAAAATTACCAAACCAAACGATTTGAACAACCCCACTCGCTCAGTCGCTGAATTTACCGAAAACGCGTATCTGAACTACGCGATGTACGTCATCATGGACCGGGCATTGCCACACGTTGCCGACGGGTTAAAACCTGTGCAGCGCCGTATCGTGTATGCGATGAGCGAGCTTGGGCTCAAAAACACCGCCAAACCCAAAAAATCAGCGCGCACTATCGGTGACGTCATTGGTAAATACCATCCGCATGGCGACTCCGCCTGTTATGAAGCCATGGTATTGATGAGTCAGCCGTTTAGTTACCGTTATCCTCTCATTAGCGGTCAAGGCAATTTCGGCTCGCCTGATGACCCAAAATCCTTCGCTGCGATGCGCTACACCGAAGCCAAGCTATCGGCTTATGCCAATACCTTGCTAAACGAGCTGGGTCAAGGCACTGTCGATTGGCAAGACAACTTTGACGGCACCTTGCAAGAACCCGTCACCTTGCCTGCCCGTCTGCCGAACATCTTGCTCAACGGTACAACGGGCATTGCGGTCGGTATGGCAACCGATATTCCGCCACATAACTTGTCTGAAGTGGTGAAAGGCTGCATTGCGCTACTCAAAAAACCCACGATGACGGAAAAAGAGCTGGTAAAGTACATCCCTGCACCCGATTTGCCGACCAAAGCAGAAATCATCACCTCGCCTGAGGATTTGCTACAGCTATATAAAACGGGTCGTGGTAGCTACAAAATGCGCGCTACTTATCATGTCGATGACAAAGAAAAAAACTTAGTCATCATCGATGCGCTACCCTATCAAATCTCCGGCAATAAAATCATTGAGCAAATTGCCAATTTAATAAATGCCAAAAAATTGCCTTGGGTGACCGACATCCATGACGAATCCGACCACCAAAACGCTTGCCGTATCGTGCTTGAGCTGCGCTCTAACCGTGTTGATATCGAGCCGATGATGAGCCATTTGTTTGCCAGTACCGACCTTGAGAGTAATTACCGCGTTAATCTCAACATGATTGGCACCAATGGCAAACCGCAGGTCAAATCACTGCTTACCATTCTCACCGAATGGCTCTCTGTGCGCCGAGATACCGTCACGCGCCGTCTACAATACCGCTTGGATAAAATCGAGCAGCGCCTACATATCTTGGCAGGTTTGCTGATTGCCTATCTTCATATTGATGAAGTCATCCGTATCATCCGTGAGGAAGAAGACCCAAAAGCAGAATTGATGACGCGCTATGATTTGACCGAAAGCCAAGCCAATGCGATTTTAGATATTCGTCTGCGTCAATTGGCACGCCTTGAAGAAATTGAGCTCAAACGTGAACAAAGTGACCTAGAAGCAGAAAAAGCCCAAATCGAAGCATACTTGAACAACCCAGACAAATTGACTGGCTTAATGATTGAAGAGCTCACTGCCGATATGAAAGAGCATGGCGACAAACGCCAATCGCCGATTGTAGAACGTACGGAAGCCACCGCGCTTAAAGAAACTGACCTAGCCCCAAGCGAGCCTGTGACAGTCATCGTGTCAAAATCAGGCTGGATTCGCTCCGCCAAAGGGCACGATGTCGATGCCGCCAATATGAATTACCGTTCGGGCGATGCCTACCTTGCCCATGCGCAAGGCAAATCCAATGAAAAAGTCTATCTCATGGATAACACCGGTCGCAGTTATCGCCTCGATGCCCATACCTTACCCTCTGCGCGGGGGCAAGGCGAGCCGCTCACAAGTCTGCTAAAACCCACGGGCGGAGCAAGTTTTGTCAACGTACTGATGGGACAAGATAACAGTAAGCTCATCATGGCAAGCTCACAAGGATATGGCTTTATTAACACCTTTGCTGATCTTGATACCAACCAAAAAGCGGGCAAAAATGTGATTAATTTTGATGACGCCTGTAGTTTAATAACCCACCAAATTGGTGAGCAAGATACGCTAGTTGGTGTGGTCAGCTCAGCAGGGCATTTGCTGGTATATCCATTGACTGAGTTACCGATGATGAAAAAAGGCAAAGGCAATAAGCTAATTGATTTAAAAGACGGTGATAGCGTGGTCGCCATCACCACCTTTAGCGAAGGGGATAGTTTGGCATTGGATAGTGGTAAACGCACCTTGACGCTCAAACCGATGGATATTGCCAATTTTATGGGTACACGCGGTCGACGCGGCGCACTCCTGCCAAAAGGGTTTCAAAAGGTGAGTGGGGTTCAAAAAATCTAA
- a CDS encoding BrnT family toxin: MDKQLDFDYIRFEWDISKNTSNQTKHGLSFELAIYAFFDEQGFSERHQIVDGEQRWRTLGMIDGCVVVFVGHLTHYDDKDTEVVRIITARKATKQEEREYYGYC, from the coding sequence ATGGATAAACAATTAGATTTTGACTATATTCGCTTTGAATGGGACATTAGTAAAAATACTAGTAATCAAACCAAACATGGATTATCCTTTGAATTAGCGATTTATGCGTTCTTTGACGAACAGGGTTTTAGTGAAAGACATCAAATTGTCGATGGTGAACAGCGTTGGCGTACTTTGGGTATGATTGATGGTTGTGTGGTTGTTTTTGTGGGGCATTTGACCCATTATGATGATAAAGATACTGAGGTTGTAAGGATAATTACTGCTCGCAAAGCAACCAAACAAGAAGAGAGAGAATACTATGGCTACTGTTAG
- a CDS encoding phospholipase D-like domain-containing protein, with product MQTEALFDNIAHRIEQELTQANQSIYIAVAWFTNPRLFDVLLTKAKQGITVQLLISNDPINQQSPIDYSGLNIGNSVAYMIGDGKDDLMHNKFCVIDEYTVINGSYNWSKKAERNHENIIITTGDSVLAQSFIKQFKKIRNSYFDHQDHIPDLPLDKIIKRLEILKNYVILEDLDEITRETAKLQVFSFQQDINQITHALQLHQFSTAIGLIDDFIKNHQAIVIYNDIDLVALKLEIRQLEHQLNAYDNEKIELEKLLSEFNYRHTKELGSYISRLLHLRKLSCENDPEAYAEAVQDEAEYHEQIEIENAKTIFELDAQQRKDLKKAYRKASQICHPDRVSEDMKDVAEQLFIQLNQAYEQNDIATVNKILAELEQGIFASRSETVSEKSQLQSIITQLKFKIAKIETEIFELKDDETYQTISEIDDWDEYFNQTKEQLIDEIVRLEQKLKEEKPFFGFFKS from the coding sequence ATGCAAACCGAAGCTCTATTTGACAACATCGCCCACCGCATCGAACAAGAACTCACCCAAGCCAACCAATCCATCTACATTGCCGTTGCATGGTTCACCAACCCACGCCTATTTGACGTATTACTTACCAAAGCCAAACAAGGCATCACCGTCCAACTACTCATCAGTAACGACCCAATCAACCAACAAAGCCCTATCGACTACAGCGGGCTTAACATCGGCAACTCAGTCGCATACATGATAGGCGACGGCAAAGACGACTTAATGCACAACAAATTTTGTGTCATCGACGAATACACCGTCATTAACGGCTCATACAACTGGAGCAAAAAAGCCGAACGCAACCACGAAAACATCATTATCACCACAGGCGATAGCGTCCTTGCTCAATCATTTATCAAACAATTTAAAAAAATCCGTAACAGCTACTTTGACCACCAAGACCATATCCCAGACTTACCACTCGACAAAATCATCAAACGCCTAGAAATACTCAAAAACTACGTCATCTTAGAAGACCTAGACGAAATCACCCGAGAAACCGCCAAACTTCAAGTCTTTAGCTTTCAACAGGACATCAACCAAATAACTCATGCGTTACAATTGCATCAATTTAGCACCGCTATTGGGTTAATAGATGATTTTATCAAAAACCACCAAGCCATTGTTATTTACAATGATATTGACTTAGTGGCTCTAAAACTCGAGATTCGACAACTTGAGCATCAGTTAAACGCTTACGATAATGAGAAAATTGAGCTCGAAAAATTACTAAGTGAATTTAATTATAGACATACTAAAGAATTAGGCTCATATATTAGTAGACTCTTACATTTACGTAAATTGTCGTGCGAAAATGACCCAGAAGCCTATGCTGAAGCTGTCCAAGACGAAGCTGAATATCACGAACAAATTGAAATTGAAAATGCCAAAACTATTTTTGAACTAGACGCACAACAACGCAAAGACTTAAAAAAAGCCTATCGCAAAGCCAGTCAAATTTGCCATCCAGACCGAGTGAGCGAAGACATGAAAGACGTTGCCGAACAGCTTTTTATTCAGCTTAACCAAGCCTATGAACAAAATGATATTGCGACAGTCAATAAAATCTTGGCAGAACTCGAACAAGGCATTTTCGCCTCACGTTCCGAAACAGTCAGCGAAAAATCACAACTACAAAGCATTATCACCCAGCTTAAATTTAAGATTGCCAAAATCGAAACTGAAATTTTTGAGTTAAAAGACGATGAAACTTACCAAACGATTAGCGAAATTGATGATTGGGATGAGTATTTTAACCAAACCAAAGAACAGCTAATTGATGAAATCGTCAGGTTAGAGCAAAAATTGAAGGAAGAAAAACCATTTTTTGGCTTTTTTAAAAGTTAA
- the dapC gene encoding succinyldiaminopimelate transaminase, which produces MNPQLQLLHPYPFAKMATLLQGITPNPDYTPIKLGIGEPQHTPPQFVLDVIKDNLAKIQNYPTTNGLPELRQAIADWVQRRFQVKQLNADTQVLPVMGTREALFSFVQAAFNREDSKRPYVVMPNPFYQIYEGATLLAGGQPYFVNCTADNNFVGDYDSVPSEVWEKTQLVFVCSPNNPTGSVMDMAQWQRLVELADKYGFILASDECYSELYFDVPPIGLLDVCAKLGRDDFANCVVFHSLSKRSNLPGMRSGFVAGDAKLLAPYAQYRTYQGCAMPIHHQLASITAWQDEAHVAENRKLYRQKFDLWMDKLSDKLPLRRPDAGFYFWLPVQDDEQFVKVIYEQLNIHALAGRYLSRDTPPYQKNSGNAGKNHVRMALVADIAQSSEAIDRLLSLDLSNLV; this is translated from the coding sequence ATGAATCCGCAATTACAGCTTTTGCATCCTTATCCGTTTGCCAAGATGGCAACCTTGCTACAAGGCATCACCCCAAACCCAGACTATACCCCGATTAAACTGGGTATCGGTGAGCCGCAGCACACGCCGCCACAGTTTGTGTTAGACGTCATCAAAGACAATTTGGCTAAAATCCAAAATTACCCCACCACCAACGGTTTGCCCGAGCTGCGCCAAGCGATTGCCGATTGGGTACAGCGCCGTTTTCAGGTCAAACAATTAAATGCCGATACCCAAGTGCTACCGGTGATGGGTACACGGGAGGCGCTATTTAGTTTTGTGCAAGCGGCGTTTAACCGTGAGGATAGCAAACGACCTTACGTGGTGATGCCCAATCCGTTTTATCAGATTTATGAAGGGGCGACGCTGCTCGCTGGTGGACAGCCGTATTTTGTCAATTGTACCGCCGACAATAACTTTGTCGGGGACTATGACAGTGTGCCAAGCGAGGTTTGGGAAAAGACTCAACTGGTCTTTGTGTGTAGTCCAAACAACCCAACTGGCTCGGTGATGGATATGGCGCAGTGGCAACGTCTGGTTGAGCTAGCGGATAAATACGGGTTTATCCTAGCCAGTGACGAGTGCTACAGTGAGCTATATTTTGACGTACCACCAATTGGACTACTTGACGTCTGCGCCAAACTCGGACGCGATGATTTTGCCAATTGCGTGGTGTTTCATTCGTTGTCAAAACGCTCCAATCTACCTGGCATGCGCTCAGGATTTGTGGCAGGCGATGCCAAGTTACTAGCGCCGTATGCCCAGTACCGCACTTATCAAGGCTGCGCGATGCCGATTCATCATCAGCTGGCTTCGATTACCGCGTGGCAAGATGAAGCTCATGTGGCAGAAAACCGCAAACTATATCGCCAAAAGTTTGATTTGTGGATGGACAAGCTGTCAGACAAATTACCGCTACGCCGTCCTGATGCCGGTTTTTATTTTTGGTTGCCGGTACAAGATGATGAGCAGTTTGTTAAAGTGATTTATGAACAGCTAAATATCCATGCGCTTGCAGGGCGTTACCTGTCTCGTGATACGCCCCCATACCAAAAGAACAGCGGTAACGCTGGCAAAAACCATGTGCGCATGGCATTGGTTGCAGATATCGCACAAAGCAGCGAGGCGATTGATCGATTGCTGAGCTTAGACTTATCCAATTTGGTGTAA